From one Mya arenaria isolate MELC-2E11 chromosome 4, ASM2691426v1 genomic stretch:
- the LOC128232305 gene encoding uncharacterized protein LOC128232305 yields the protein MLSFPAMLCHAVIWIIVFVSTNGQGIGNLPGRSLLQMSRARFTPSIGQAGRGAPTWFQRISAMRNRRTQGLNATQQSTGNGVSTPTTTPTLVPSIPRLPRRLLGRWNRRRFQNTTTNPDATTTTTISSLKAARQRQVAERKLQRRMFRRQRLQAREKRLQENIKAKTENSSPSPPSSPLQNMLTTDVAAGELKNSTNSSDSSSKSQLSSWEQQKRKMIGNFRKKQVELDARIAAAKRAIEIVKLREIRKDLAQNQTVSLIDSINANINSQINLTNSDGSMSNASLPQFNNVNNFTEASSTSPNTVPLITTHTMIETTSTPLVNHSNARLGLESALHQTHSIANIGDPLVPGMELGPGEGIPLGIPVSFVPVDINTFLSDVVAKPGATDTKDLLSSDQRNSLQTEDKTLAQFWPPRLAITSNVNKGQPLLGIENETPIAGHRSGIPLGSSRRVGIKDINHFGEPLGLSKSDSPPPIQRTEFINSILGGLRQHILFHRNHHEHGSSEPLNIDLLGEQLKPSIGHSGEPLEPTIGNPGDQLQPSFGHSGEPMPPLIGHSGAPLPPLFGHSGEPMPPSIGHPGEPLQPLIGDSGEPFQPSIGHPGEPLPPLIGNPGEPLHPSIGHPGEPVGPLIGHPGEPLGPLIGHPGEPLGPLIGNPDKPLSPSIDHLGEQLPPLVGNIPARETFGNQPVTDTLEPSSSSLNEGVPLQSSLGQPLGESNQGEPIGLGPIGGTQGSEPENEWADISFGASQPVTQFQDVDLSTSFASDEPTSSSSLGQGQGGIQTLNGGFIPRIERPPESTSSVSGAEIRTQTSQLSQIFSGISSNLRRP from the exons ATGCTGTCTTTTCCTGCAATGTTGTGCCATGCCGTGATCTGGATTATAGTTTTTGTTTCCACAAATGGACAAGGGa TTGGCAATCTTCCCGGGCGTTCATTGCTACAAATGTCACGAGCGCGTTTCACTCCTTCTATTGGACAGGCTGGTCGAGGTG CCCCTACCTGGTTCCAACGAATATCGGCAATGAGAAACAGACGCACGCAAGGTTTGAATGCTACCCAACAGAGTACGGGAAATGGTGTCAGCACACCAACAACCACTCCCACGCTCGTTCCAT CAATCCCACGACTACCACGGCGGCTATTGGGGCGGTGGAACAGGCGACGATTTCAGAATACCACAACCAACCCGGAcgccacaacaacaacaacgataaGCAGCCTCAAAGCTGCCCGCCAGCGGCAGGTTGCTGAACGGAAGCTACAGCGGCGCATGTTTCGACGTCAACGACTTCAGGCGAGGGAAAAGAGGCTGCAGGAAAATATAAAAGCTAAGACCGAAAATTCATCGCCATCGCCACCATCATCGCCATTACAGAATATGCTGACAACAG ATGTAGCTGCTGGTGAACTGAAAAACTCGACCAACTCATCAGACTCTTCATCGAAATCACAGCTGTCATCGTGGGAACAGCAGAAGCGTAAAATGATTGGAAATTTCAGGAAAAAACAAGTTGAACTCGATGCGAGAATTGCAGCAGCTAAAAGGGCTAtagaaattgtaaaattaaGGGAAATTCGAAAAGACCTAGCCCAAAACCAAACTGTTAGTTTAATTGACAGTATCAATGCAAATATAAATTCACAAATAAACTTAACAAATTCGGACGGGAGTATGTCAAATGCATCTTTACCTCAATTTAATAATGTGAATAATTTCACTGAAGCATCATCCACATCTCCAAATACAGTGCCTCTAATTACCACACATACGATGATTGAAACAACGTCAACCCCACTTGTCAACCATTCCAATGCAAGGTTAGGCTTAGAAAGTGCATTGCACCAAACACATTCAATTGCTAATATCGGTGACCCCCTGGTGCCTGGCATGGAATTAGGTCCAGGAGAAGGCATACCACTTGGTATACCAGTgagctttgttccagttgataTTAACACATTCCTGTCAGATGTTGTTGCAAAACCTGGTGCAACTGATACCAAAGACCTATTGTCAAGCGATCAGAGAAATAGTTTGCAAACAGAAGATAAGACACTCGCTCAATTCTGGCCTCCAAGGTTAGCTATCACAAGTAATGTCAATAAGGGACAGCCCCTCTTAGGGATTGAAAATGAGACCCCAATCGCTGGACATAGAAGTGGTATTCCCCTCGGGTCATCTAGAAGAGTTGGAATTAAAGACATCAACCATTTCGGGGAACCTCTCGGTTTATCAAAATCAGATTCCCCTCCTCCCATACAACGTACAGAATTTATAAATTCTATACTTGGCGGATTAAGACAGCATATTCTGTTTCATCGAAATCACCATGAGCATGGGTCTAGTGAACCTCTAAATATTGACCTTCTCGGTGAACAACTAAAGCCATCGATTGGTCATTCTGGTGAACCACTAGAGCCAACAATAGGTAATCCCGGTGACCAACTTCAGCCATCATTTGGCCATTCCGGTGAACCAATGCCACCATTGATTGGTCACTCTGGTGCACCACTACCGCCATTATTTGGCCATTCCGGTGAACCAATGCCACCATCGATTGGTCATCCTGGTGAACCACTTCAGCCATTAATTGGTGATTCCGGTGAACCATTTCAGCCATCAATAGGTCATCCTGGTGAACCACTTCCGCCATTGATTGGCAATCCCGGCGAACCATTACATCCATCTATTGGCCATCCCGGTGAACCAGTAGGGCCATTAATTGGTCATCCCGGTGAACCACTAGGGCCATTAATTGGCCATCCCGGTGAACCACTAGGGCCATTAATTGGCAATCCCGATAAACCACTATCACCGTCAATAGACCATCTCGGTGAACAACTACCACCATTAGTGGGTAATATTCCTGCAAGAGAAACATTCGGAAACCAACCTGTCACAGACACGTTAGAGCCGTCGAGTAGTAGCTTAAACGAGGGTGTTCCCTTACAGTCATCATTGGGCCAACCCCTTGGCGAATCGAATCAAGGAGAACCAATCGGTTTAGGTCCCATCGGTGGCACACAAGGATCGGAACCTGAAAATGAATGGGCGGATATTTCATTTGGTGCCAGTCAACCTGTCACCCAATTCCAGGATGTAGATTTAAGTACTTCCTTTGCCTCTGATGAACCGACTAGTTCGTCTTctctgggtcaaggtcaaggcgGAATACAAACACTTAACGGTGGGTTCATACCAAGAATAGAACGTCCACCGGAATCAACGAGTTCTGTTTCTGGTGCGGAGATAAGGACGCAAACCTCTCAGTTGTCTCAAATATTCTCTGGTATATCCTCAAATTTAAGACGGCCATGA
- the LOC128232247 gene encoding uncharacterized protein LOC128232247: protein MLSFPAMLCHAVIWIIVFVSTNGQGTPISSQRISAMGNRRMQRLNATQQSTGTGVSSTTTPTLVPAIPRLPRRLLGRWNRRRFQDTTTNPDATTTTIGSLKAARQRQGAERKLQRRMFRRQRLREKENRLLEKIKAKTEKLLPSPPSLPSQNMLQTVDVAAGDLKNSTNSSDSSSKSQLSSWEQQKRKMIEKIRKKQVKLDARIAAAKRAIEIVKLREIRKDRAKNKTNSLIDSINLNINSQIHLTHSDGSISNASLPQSDNVNILTEASATSPNPVPQSTNETTSTPLVNHSNARLGLESPLHQTHSIANIGDPLVPGMELGPGESIPLGIPMNFVPVDLNPFLSNVVAKPGASDTKDRRNSLKTEDETLARFWPPRLAITSDANKGQPLLEIENETPIAGHRSGIPLGSSRRVGIKDINHFGEPLGFSKSDSPPPIKRTEFINSILGGLRQHIQFHRTHQKHGSSEPLNIDHLGAPLQPSIGHSGEPLEPTIGHPGDPLQSSFGHAGKPVPTSIGHPGEPLQPLVGDSGEPFQPSIGNPGEPLPPSIGHPGEPLPPLIGNPGEPLRPSIGHPGEPLRPSIGHPGEPLRPSIGHPGEPIRPSIGHLGEPLQPLISGSGEPLQQSISHPGEPLQPSIGHPGEPLRPSIGHHGEPLRPSIGHPGEPIRPSIGHPGEPTRPSIGHLGEPLQPLISNSGEPLQQSIGHPGEPLQPSIGHPGEPLWPLIGNPGEPLQPSIGHPSEPLSPSIGHIGGQLPLLVNNISARETFGNQPVTDTSEPSSNSLNEGVPLQPSLGQPLGESNQGEPIGLGPIGGSEPGDEWADISLGARQPVTQFQDVDLSTFFASDEPTSSSSPGQRQGGIQTLSGGLIPRIERPPESTSSVSGEQIRTQSLQLSQIFSDLSSNLRRP, encoded by the exons ATGCTGTCTTTTCCTGCAATGTTGTGCCATGCCGTGATCTGGATTATAGTTTTTGTTTCCACGAATGGACAAGGGA CTCCTATCTCGTCCCAACGAATATCGGCAATGGGAAACAGAAGGATGCAACGTTTGAATGCTACCCAACAAAGTACGGGAACTGGTGTCAGCTCAACAACCACTCCCACGCTCGTTCCGG CAATCCCACGACTACCACGGCGGTTACTGGGGAGGTGGAACAGACGGCGATTTCAAGATACCACAACCAACCCGGAcgccacaacaacaacaataggcAGCCTCAAAGCTGCCCGCCAGCGGCAGGGTGCGGAACGGAAGCTGCAGCGGCGCATGTTTCGACGTCAAAGACTACGGGAGAAGGAAAATAGGCTGCTGGAAAAAATAAAAGCCAAAACCGAAAAATTATTGCCATCGCCACCATCATTGCCATCACAGAATATGCTGCAAACAG ttgATGTAGCTGCTGGTGATCTGAAAAACTCGACCAACTCATCAGACTCTTCGTCAAAATCACAGCTATCATCGTGGGAACAGCAGAAAcgtaaaatgattgaaaaaatcAGGAAAAAACAAGTTAAACTCGATGCGAGAATTGCAGCAGCTAAAAGGGCTAtagaaattgtaaaattaaGGGAAATTCGAAAAGACCGAgccaaaaacaaaactaatagTTTAATTGATagtatcaatttaaatataaattcacaaATACACTTAACACATTCTGACGGGAGTATATCAAATGCATCTTTACCTCAATCTGATAATGTGAATATTTTAACTGAAGCATCAGCCACATCTCCAAATCCAGTGCCTCAAAGTACCAACGAAACAACGTCAACCCCACTTGTCAACCATTCCAATGCAAGGTTAGGCTTAGAAAGTCCATTGCACCAAACACATTCAATTGCTAATATCGGTGACCCCCTGGTGCCTGGCATGGAGTTAGGTCCAGGAGAAAGCATACCACTTGGTATACCAATGAACTTTGTTCCAGTTGATCTCAACCCATTCCTGTCAAATGTTGTTGCAAAACCTGGTGCAAGCGATACCAAAGATCGGAGAAATAGTTTGAAAACAGAAGATGAGACACTTGCTAGATTCTGGCCTCCAAGGTTGGCTATTACAAGTGATGCCAATAAGGGACAGCCCCTCTTAGAGATTGAAAATGAGACCCCAATCGCTGGACATAGAAGTGGTATTCCCCTCGGGTCATCTAGAAGAGTTGGAATTAAAGACATCAACCATTTCGGAGAACCTCTCGGTTTTTCAAAATCAGATTCCCCTCCTCCCATAAAACGTACAGAATTTATTAATTCTATACTTGGCGGATTAAGACAGCATATTCAGTTTCATCGAACTCATCAAAAGCATGGGTCTAGTGAACCTCTAAATATTGACCATCTCGGTGCACCACTACAGCCATCGATTGGCCATTCTGGTGAACCACTAGAGCCAACAATAGGTCATCCCGGTGATCCACTTCAGTCATCATTTGGCCATGCCGGTAAACCAGTTCCAACATCGATCGGTCATCCTGGTGAACCACTTCAGCCATTAGTTGGTGATTCCGGTGAACCATTTCAGCCATCAATCGGTAATCCTGGTGAACCACTTCCGCCATCAATCGGTCATCCTGGTGAACCACTTCCGCCATTGATTGGCAATCCCGGTGAACCTTTACGGCCATCGATTGGGCATCCCGGCGAACCATTACGGCCATCGATTGGGCATCCCGGTGAACCATTACGGCCATCGATTGGGCATCCCGGTGAACCAATACGGCCATCGATCGGTCATCTTGGTGAACCACTTCAGCCATTAATTAGTGGTTCCGGTGAACCATTACAGCAATCAATTAGCCATCCCGGTGAACCATTACAGCCATCGATTGGCCATCCCGGTGAACCTTTACGGCCATCGATTGGGCATCACGGCGAACCATTACGGCCATCGATTGGGCATCCCGGTGAACCAATACGGCCATCGATTGGGCATCCCGGTGAACCAACACGGCCATCGATCGGTCATCTTGGTGAACCACTTCAGCCATTAATAAGTAATTCCGGTGAACCATTACAGCAATCAATTGGCCATCCCGGTGAACCATTACAGCCATCGATTGGCCATCCCGGTGAACCACTATGGCCATTGATTGGTAATCCCGGCGAACCATTACAGCCATCGATTGGCCATCCCAGTGAACCACTATCACCGTCAATAGGCCATATCGGTGGACAACTACCACTATTAGTGAATAATATTTCTGCAAGAGAAACATTTGGGAACCAACCTGTCACAGACACGTCAGAGCCATCTAGTAATAGCTTAAACGAGGGTGTTCCCTTACAGCCATCATTGGGCCAACCCCTTGGCGAATCGAATCAAGGAGAACCAATCGGTTTAGGTCCCATCGGTGGATCGGAACCTGGGGATGAATGGGCAGATATTTCACTTGGTGCCAGACAACCTGTCACCCAATTCCAGGATGTAGATTTAAGTACTTTTTTTGCCTCTGATGAACCGACTAGTTCGTCTTCTCCGGGTCAAAGACAAGGTGGAATACAAACACTTAGCGGTGGGTTGATACCAAGAATAGAACGTCCACCGGAATCAACGAGTTCTGTTTCTGGCGAGCAGATAAGGACGCAAAGCCTTCAGTTGTCTCAAATATTCTCTGATTTATCCTCAAATTTGAGACGACCATGA
- the LOC128230233 gene encoding serine/threonine-protein kinase greatwall-like — MNTIEEQPPYKDSKNEKNTKVPTIEDFVFIKPISRGAFGKVFLGHKKNQTDTVYAIKVMKKSDMINKNLTSQVVTERDAMAKVSSPFIVKLFYSIQSQQNIFLIMEYLVGGDVKSLLGVVGYFDQPMAIMYVAEVTLALEYLHSKRIIHRDLKPDNMLITDRGHIKLTDFGLSKFNMSFNADVPMTPRTPMPYSLKNYNAHRTPGQILSLRSSLAFSSDGDQSSSLYSPHPMVMSPLAEVSFNMQQRQAGPASHATPCRPTRDLAGPGAHKTPGPAHQTPRINPNRLLKQKSMRDELLSQSASKVLSCHSMQASTPGRTANKVAPVSSLMTTLEASADWTQSTGCNMEDVSSSVNIEDISSIHLARPIGLSCRDSLDVNSHLDSIGTEQSQDSDDVFFGNSFKSSVTGEVSENSIIKQKNVGSSERHNGKCSCKADRRERHCSECDSHCKVPSRQERMTDDTPQMHRTDESVWSSYAARNLRSLRHGSYSEDTDGDSDNKENGGITSVEGSQCEVFGQVKEKQEVQQLRHSLSFSVFDDIKAKCGTSNYQRSKPRKLVKTKSFCYPSDEESDSDVSRYQDRVRFARKRSFCHVEVSPVRRTHSADSGLTQEFRMLKCGSSGEPLYKRSNSIPRTRIRFPSGQDGKEKPSCHKPGASGRCNPDKTRQCLDRITTDCKKLYSSDNLVSLSADEQRLVEGHSDTSESERMTSSGGKSGMHSGDEEKSTGQDSKCVSEDFLDSPIFTQMKSEQNRHDNLPQKGPVIDKRIAKLQKPFASSLKSEGEVDPFSPNLSSIQDSSQHGWMDMSVFTPPPEGNVLNQEKCGSPQAQHEAKPLFPPPAPRTRHPSGKKIPANINLGERTPAKLTQGDALRHRNTSEGSTSSCIAMTPEPYLKVHFQTPDVKRTPCAPVTRFHSFSHPLKTPYRTPKSVRRVPPPTEEERILGTPDYLAPEILQQKPHGPGVDWWALGICMFEFLTGVPPFNDETPELVFENILKRDIPWPEGEEAISPECQDAIEALLNPDAMHRPGARVVRHMPVFEGIHWAHLLDSEAPWVPEPNDATDTTYFEARNLMQNLLVSDVDF, encoded by the exons ATGAACACCATAGAAGAACAACCACCTTATAAGgattcaaaaaatgaaaagaatacAAAG GTACCAACAATTGAAGACTTTGTCTTTATTAAACCGATTAGCAGAGGAGCCTTTGG GAAAGTGTTTCTTGGACACAAGAAGAATCAGACGGACACTGTGTATGCAATCAAGGTCATGAAGAAGTCTGACATGATCAACAAAAACCTGACTAGTCAAG TGGTTACAGAGCGAGATGCAATGGCAAaagtgtctagcccctttatcGTGAAACTGTTCTATTCCATACAGTCCCAACAGAACATCTTCCTG ATTATGGAATACCTGGTAGGAGGAGATGTAAAGAGCCTTCTTGGTGTGGTGGGCTACTTTGACCAACCAATGGCCATAATGTACGTGGCTGAGGTCACCCTGGCTCTTGAGTACCTCCACAGCAAGCGCATCATACACAG AGACCtgaagccagacaatatgctgATCACAGACCGAGGCCACATCAAACTCACAGATTTTGGATTGTCCAAGTTCAACATGAGCTTCA ATGCTGATGTACCCATGACCCCTAGGACACCGATGCCATACAGCTTGAAGAATTACAATGCACACCGAACTCCTGGGCAGATCTTATCCTTGAGATCATCTCTAGCTTTT AGCAGTGATGGTGACCAGTCTAGTTCCTTGTACAGCCCCCATCCGATGGTGATGTCTCCGCTTGCTGAGGTGTCCTTTAATATGCAGCAGAGGCAGGCTGGCCCCGCCTCCCACGCTACACCATGTCGCCCAACCCGTGACTTGGCAGGCCCTGGAGCCCACAAAACTCCCGGCCCTGCCCACCAGACACCACGGATCAACCCCAATAG GCTACTGAAGCAGAAGTCTATGAGGGATGAGCTCCTCTCTCAATCTGCATCCAAGGTCTTGAGTTGTCACAGTATGCAAGCTTCAACACCAGGCCGCACAGCAAACAAGGTTGCTCCCGTGTCCAGCCTTATGACGACACTAGAG GCGTCAGCAGACTGGACGCAGTCGACAGGCTGCAATATGGAAGATGTGAGCAGCTCTGTCAACATTGAGGACATTAGCTCAATCCATCTAGCACGCCCTATAGGCCTTTCATGTAGAGATAGTCTTGATGTCAATTCTCATCTCGACTCCATTGGAACGGAACAAAGCCAAGATTCGGATGATGTTTTCTTTGGCAATTCTTTCAAGTCTTCTGTAACTGGGGAGGTTTCGGAGAATTCAATAATTAAGCAGAAAAATGTTGGAAGCTCCGAACGTCATAATGGGAAATGTTCATGCAAGGCTGACAGAAGGGAGCGCCATTGCTCAGAGTGTGACAGCCACTGCAAGGTGCCGTCAAGACAAGAGCGGATGACTGACGATACTCCCCAGATGCATCGGACTGACGAGTCTGTGTGGAGCTCGTACGCAGCCAGGAACTTACGGTCGTTGAGACATGGGTCGTATTCCGAGGATACTGATGGTGATAGTGACAATAAAGAAAATGGGGGAATCACTAGCGTAGAAGGTAGCCAATGCGAAGTTTTTGGTCAAgtgaaagaaaaacaagaagTACAGCAACTGCGACATTCCCTCAGTTTTAGTGTTTTTGATGACATAAAGGCCAAGTGTGGTACAAGCAATTatcaaagaagtaaaccaagaaAACTagtcaaaacaaaaagtttttGTTATCCTTCTGATGAGGAGAGTGACTCTGATGTAAGTCGATACCAAGATCGTGTACGGTTTGCAAGAAAACGCAGTTTCTGTCATGTTGAAGTGAGTCCTGTACGGCGTACGCATAGTGCAGATTCTGGGCTCACCCAGGAGTTCAGAATGTTGAAATGTGGGAGCAGCGGGGAACCGCTGTATAAGAGGAGTAACTCCATACCACGTACAAGGATTAGATTTCCTAGTGGTCAGGATGGTAAAGAAAAGCCATCTTGTCATAAACCTGGAGCATCGGGTCGGTGTAATCCTGATAAAACAAGGCAATGCCTTGACCGAATCACTACCGACTGCAAGAAGTTATACAGCTCAGATAACTTGGTGTCCCTGTCGGCGGATGAACAGAGACTTGTAGAGGGACATAGTGACACGTCGGAATCTGAGAGAATGACATCATCAGGAGGTAAATCTGGGATGCACAGTGGGGACGAAGAGAAATCTACAGGCCAGGATTCTAAATGTGTATCTGAAGATTTTCTTGATAGCCCTATCTTCACACAGATGAAATCTGAACAAAACAGGCATGATAATCTACCTCAAAAAGGACCTGTGATTGATAAGCGGATTGCTAAACTTCAAAAGCCTTTTGCTTCTAGTTTAAAATCGGAGGGTGAGGTTGATCCATTCAGCCCAAACCTGTCTAGTATCCAGGACAGCTCACAACATGGTTGGATGGATATGTCTGTGTTCACGCCACCACCTGAGGGGAATGTTCTGAACCAGGAGAAATGCGG GTCCCCACAAGCCCAGCATGAAGCCAAGCCGCTTTTTCCACCTCCTGCGCCAAGGACAAGG CATCCATCAGGCAAGAAGATCCCGGCCAATATTAACCTAGGGGAGAGAACCCCAGCCAAGCTAACGCAAGGGGACGCCTTGCGTCATCGAAATACCTCGGAGGGATCCACATCTTCTTGTATTGCTATGACTCCAGAGCCTTATTTGAAG GTACATTTCCAAACCCCAGATGTAAAGCGGACTCCTTGTGCCCCTGTTACCCGGTTCCATTCATTTTCACATCCCCTTAAGACGCCATACAGGACCCCTAAGTCTGTGCGACGGGTCCCACCCCCCACAGAAGAAGAAAGAATTCTGGGGACACCTGATTACCTTGCCCCTGAAATCCTCCAGCAAAAACCACATG GTCCCGGTGTAGACTGGTGGGCTCTGGGGATCTGCATGTTCGAGTTTCTGACTGGCGTGCCTCCCTTCAATGACGAAACACCGGAACttgtctttgaaaatatattaaaacgaG ACATACCGTGGCCAGAAGGGGAGGAAGCTATCAGCCCGGAATGTCAAGACGCCATCGAGGCTCTGCTTAACCCAGACGCCATGCACCGACCTGGGGCCAGAG TTGTGCGTCATATGCCGGTGTTTGAGGGTATACACTGGGCCCACTTACTGGACTCTGAGGCACCCTGGGTCCCCGAGCCCAATGACGCCACTGACACCACATACTTTGAAG cgCGAAATTTGATGCAAAATCTTCTTGTATCTGACGTGGATTTCTGA